The region TTTTCCAAAGTGGGGAGCGGACTTGACCGCTCTCTTTAATCAAGCCTTCCAGGGGAAGGCGTTTTTATACTTGTGGAGTTTATTTTCATGGCAACGATCAACCAGTTGGTTCGTAAGCCGAGAAAACGCAGGGTTCAAAAGAGCGACGTTCCCGCTCTGCAAGCCAACCCTCAGAAGCGCGGCGTTTGCACCCGCGTTTACACCACCACGCCGAAGAAGCCCAACTCGGCCTTGCGTAAGGTTTGCCGTGTGCGCCTGACCAATGGTTTCGAAGTGTCTTCTTACATCGGTGGTGAAGGGCACAACTTGCAGGAGCACAGCGTTGTTCTGATCCGTGGTGGCCGAGTGAAGGACTTGCCGGGTGTGCGCTATCACACCGTGCGCGGTTCTCTGGACACCTCCGGGGTCAACAACCGTAAGCAGGGTCGTTCCAAATACGGTACCAAGCGACCCAAGTAACCCTGAGTGGACCATCTGGTCCCCCGGGTTGTTATGCGTTTTCGGCGGCGCCTGCGGGCGCGAACCGAGTAAGGCTAAGCGCGGCATAAGCCGGAGTCTTAGACAAATCCTGAAGAGAGGCTATTTAAGATGCCAAGAAGAAGAGTTGTCGCCAAGCGCGAAGTTCTGCCGGATCCCAAGTACGGCAATGTGACGCTGGCGAAATTTATGAACCACGTGATGGTCAGCGGCAAGAAGTCCGTGGCTGAGCGTATTGTGTACGGTGCTCTGGAATCGGTTGAGTCCAAGCTGAATCGTGACCCCATCGAAGTGTTCGATGAAGCGCTGGAAAACATCGCACCGCTGGTGGAAGTTAAGTCCCGCCGCGTGGGTGGTGCCACCTATCAGGTGCCGGTTGAGGTCCGCCCGAGCCGTCGTATTGCCTTGGCAATGCGTTGGTTGGTGGACTTCTCTCGCGGTCGCAGCGAGAAATCCATGCCCCAGCGTCTGGCCGGTGAGTTGATCGATGCCTCCCAAGGCAAAGGTGCAGCGGTCCGTAAGCGTGAAGATGTTCACCGTATGGCCGAGGCCAACAAGGCCTTCTCGCACTATCGCTTCTAAGGCCGTCGCCTGAAAAACGCCGATAGATAGAGAGGGTGAGGGCAGCCAAGTGGCTGCCTTTTCCCGTTTTAATGAATTAGCAATTGGGGATACTGTCGTGGCACGTAAAACTCCTATCGCACGCTACCGCAATATTGGTATCGTTGCCCACGTAGACGCCGGTAAGACCACCACTACCGAGCGCGTTCTGTTCTATACCGGCCTGTCTCACAAGGTGGGTGAGGTTCATGATGGCGCGGCTACCATGGACTGGATGGAGCAGGAGCAAGAGCGCGGTATTACCATTACCTCCGCAGCGACCACCTGCTTCTGGCAGGGCATGAGTCAGCAGTTTGATCAGCACCGTATCAACATCATCGATACCCCCGGGCACGTTGACTTCACCATCGAGGTGGAGCGTTCGCTGCGGGTACTGGATGGTGCTGTTGTGGTGCTGTGTGGCTCCTCCGGTGTGCAGCCGCAGACCGAAACCGTATGGCGTCAGGCCAACAAGTACGAAGTTCCCCGTATGGTCTTCGTCAACAAGATGGACCGCACCGGTGCCAACTTCAAGCGTGTGGTTGATCAATTGAAAACCCGTCTGGGCGCCAACGCCGTGCCTTTGCAGATGACTATCGGTACTGAAGAAGACTTCAAGGGCGTGGTTGATCTGATCGAGATGAAGGCCATTCTGTGGAATGAAGCCGATCTGGGTATGACGTTTGATTACGCGGAAATCCCGGATGACCTGAAAGAAACGTGCGAAGAAATGCGCGAATTCATGATGGAAGCGGCCGCAGAAGCCAACGAAGAGTTGATGGAAAAATACCTGGAAGAAGGGTCTTTGACCAACGACGAGATCAAGGCCGGTATTCGTGCCCGCACCCTGGCCAATGAAATTGTTCCGGTTCTGGGTGGTTCAGCCTTTAAAAACAAAGGTGTGCAGGCAGTGCTTGACGCTGTTGTTGAGTACCTTCCGGCCCCGAACCAGGTTCGCGCGATCGAAGGGGTTCTGGATGACGGGAAAGACACCGTTGAAACCCGTGAGGCGGACGACGACGCACCGTTTGCGGCATTGGCTTTCAAGATTGCCACCGACCCCTTTGTGGGCACGCTGACGTTCTTCCGGGTTTACTCCGGCAAATTGAACTCCGGTGATTCGGTGTTCAACCCGGTAAAAGGCAAAAAAGAACGTGTTGGTCGTATGGTGCAGATGCACTCCAACAACCGCGAAGAGATCAAGGAAGTACTGTCCGGCGATATCGCTGCGGCCGTAGGCCTGAAAGACGTTACCACCGGTGACACACTGTGTGACCCGAACCACATCATTACGCTTGAGCGAATGGAATTCCCGGATCCTGTGATTCACGTTGCGGTTGAACCGAAAACCAAGGCGGATCAGGAAAAAATGGGTGTGGCTCTGGGTAAACTGGCTCAGGAAGACCCGTCATTCAGCGTCAAAACTGACGAAGAAAGCGGTCAGACCATTATCGGTGGCATGGGCGAGCTTCACCTGGACATCATCGTTGACCGCATGCGTCGTGAGTTCAAGGTTGAGGCAAATATCGGTAAGCCCCAGGTGGCTTATCGTGAAGCGATTCGCAACACCTGTGAGATCGAAGGCAAGTTTGTTCGTCAGTCTGGTGGCCGCGGTCAGTACGGTCACGTCTGGATCCGTTTCGAGCCGGGCCAGGACGAAGACGCCGAAGGCCTGGAGTTCGCCAACGAGATCGTGGGTGGTGCCGTTCCGAAGGAATACATCCCGGCGGTACAAAAAGGTATTTCCGAGCAGATGCAGAATGGTGTTCTCGCTGGCTATCCGCTGCTGGGCCTGAAAGCCACTCTGTACGATGGTTCGTTCCACGATGTTGACTCCAACGAGATGGCCTTTAAAATTGCTGCCTCTATGGCCACCAAGAAATTGGCGCAACAGGGCGGAGCCGTCCTGCTTGAGCCGATCATGAAAGTGGAGGTCGTGACGCCTGAAGAGAACATGGGTGACGTGGTGGGTGACCTCAACCGTCGTCGCGGCATGATTCAGGGCATGGAAGAAGGTGTATCCGGCAAGATCGTTAATGCTGAGGTGCCTCTCGCGGAGATGTTTGGTTACGCGACGGATCTGCGCTCGGCCACCCAGGGTCGCGCTACCTACGCGATGGAATTCAAGGGTTATGCCGAAGCTCCCCGCAACGTAGCCGATGAAGTGATTGCCAAAAGCAAAGTGGCTAAAGACGATTAATTTCTGATTTGCAGACATTCTAGAGGAAGAAGACAGTGGCAAAAGAAAAGTTTGAACGCAGTAAGCCCCACGTCAACGTGGGCACCATTGGTCACGTTGACCACGGTAAAACCACGCTGACCGCGGCTCTGACCCGCGTATGTCACGAAGTCTGGGGCAGCGGTTCTGCTGTTGCCTTTGACGGTATTGACAATGCGCCGGAAGAGCGTGAGCGCGGTATCACCATTGCGACCTCTCACGTAGAGTACGATTCACCGATTCGTCACTACGCGCACGTGGACTGCCCGGGTCACGCCGACTATGTGAAGAACATGATCACCGGTGCGGCGCAGATGGATGGCGCGATCCTGGTGTGTGGTGCGACCGACGGTCCGATGCCCCAGACCCGCGAGCACATCCTGCTGTCCCGTCAGGTAGGCGTACCCTATATTGTGGTATTCCTGAACAAGGCTGACCTGCTGGCAGAAGACTGCGGCGGCGTAGGCACCGACGAGTACAACGAAATGCTGGAGCTGGTCGAGATGGAGCTGCGTGAGCTGCTGTCCGACTACGACTTCCCGGGCGACGACACGCCGATCATCGCCGGCTCTGCCCTGATGGCGCTGAACGGTGAAGACGAGCACGAGCTGGGTACTACCGCTGTGAAGAAGCTGGTAGAGACCCTGGACGAGTACATTCCGGAGCCCGAGCGTGCCATCGATCAGCCGTTCCTGATGCCGGTAGAGGACGTATTCTCCATCTCTGGTCGCGGTACCGTAGTAACCGGTCGTGTCGAGCGCGGCATCGTGAAGGTAGGCGAGGAACTGGAAATCGTTGGCCTGAAGGACACCACCAAGACCGTCTGTACCGGTGTTGAGATGTTCCGCAAGATGCTGGACGAAGGTCGTGCTGGTGAGAACGTGGGTGTTCTGCTGCGCGGTACCAAGCGTGACGAAGTGGAGCGTGGTCAGGTTCTGGCCAAGCCGGGTTCAGTGACCCCGCACGCCAAGTTCGAAGGCGAAGTGTACGTGCTGTCCAAAGACGAAGGCGGCCGTCACACTCCGTTCTTCAAGGGCTATCGTCCGCAGTTCTACTTCCGTACCACGGACGTGACCGGTGCTTGTGAGTTGCCGGAAGGCGTTGAGATGGTCATGCCGGGGGACAACGTGAAGATGAGCGTGACTCTGATTCACCCGGTGGCGATGGAAGAAGGTCTGCGCTTTGCGGTGCGTGAAGGCGGCCGTACTGTTGGCGCTGGCGTGGTCTCCAAGATCATCGAGTAACAGCGGCACAGGCCCTGAGAAGGCCCCTGCGGGGGCCTTTTTTTGTCCCTGGAGTGTTTTTGGGCGTCTCGCCGGGGCGTTTAATAGCGATAAGTCCTTGATTTTAAAAAGTAATGGTGAATCACCCGGGATTCCGGGAATATTCCGGCATATCCCTTGACAGGGGCCGGCCTCGCCATTAGAATTGCGCCTCCATTTTGCAGGGTATCAACGAGCTCAGCTCGGACGCCATCGCCAATTTGGATAGTTCTTTAAAGTTTATTACTGGAGTTTGGTTCACATGCAGAATCAACGCATTCGGATTCGCCTGAAGGCCTTTGATCATAAGCTCATCGATGCCTCTACCCAGGAAATTGTTGAGACCGCAAAGCGCACAGGCGCACAAGTCCGTGGCCCGATTCCGCTGCCGACTCGCAAAGAGCGCTTCACTGTATTGATCTCCCCGCACGTCAACAAGGACGCGCGTGATCAGTACGAGATTCGTACACACAAGCGTTTGCTGGACATTGTTGAGCCCACTGAAAAAACCGTTGATGCCCTGATGAAGCTGGATTTGGCTGCAGGTGTAGAGGTTCAGATCAGTCTTAACTAATACAAAGTAAATGTTAATCCCGGTTTCGGCCGGGTTTGTGTAACGCTCTGAAATGGGCGGCCATAGCGGGTAAAAGCCCCGTACACTGAGAGGTTAGCAACATGACGATTGGTATTGTCGGCCGCAAGAGCGGCATGACTCGCATATTTACCGATGATGGTGTTTCCATTCCTGTTTCCGTGATTGAGGTCTCCCCCAATCGCGTCACCCAGGTGAAGAATGTAGAAACCGACGGATACTCTGCAGTGCAGGTTACCGTAGGGTCTCGTCGCGCCTCACGTGTTACCAAGCCCGCAGCGGGCCACTACGCCAAGGCGAATGCCGAAGCTGGTCGTGGTTTGTGGGAATTGCGTAACGATACTCAAGAATCCTTCGAAGTTGGTGCAGAGATTACGGTTGACGCCTTTGAGGCTGGCCAGAAGATCGATGTCACCGGTTCTTCCAAAGGTAAGGGCTTTGCCGGTACCGTCAAGCGTTGGAATTTCGCCACGCAGGACGCTACCCACGGTAACTCCCTTTCTCACCGTGCCCCCGGTTCCATCGGACAGTGTCAGACACCGGGTCGCGTCTTTAAGGGCAAGAAGATGTCAGGTCACATGGGTTCCGAACAGGTAACTGTTCAGAATCTGGAAGTGGTCCGCGTCGACGCTGAGCGTAATCTGCTGTTGGTCAAAGGCGCCATTCCGGGAGCTCCCGGTGGTGACGTCATTGTTCGTCCCGCAGTTAAAGCGCGCAGTAACGGTTAATTGTCCGAGGGGAAACGACCATGGAATTGAATATTGTAAAGCCCGATGGTGCCAAAGATACGCTCAACGTATCTGAGGTGGCGTTTGGCAAAGAATTTAATCAAGACCTGGTGCATCAGGCGGTAGTCGCCTACCTGGCGGGCGGCCGTCAGGGTACCAAGGCTCAGAAAACTCGCTCTGAAGTATCTGGCGGCGGCAAGAAGCCGTGGCGTCAGAAGGGCACCGGTCGTGCGCGTGCGGGTACCATCCGCAGCCCGATCTGGCGCTCTGGTGGCAAGGCATTCGCTGCCAAGCCGCGCAACTTCGAGCAGAAGCTCAACAAAAAGATGTACCGTGCGGCACTGCGCTGCATTCTGTCTGAGCTGAATCGCCAGGAGCGTCTGGTGGTGGTGGAAGAATTTTCCGTCGACGCGCCCAAGACCAAAAGCCTGGTACAAAAGCTGGCTCAGTACGATCTGTCAGAAGCGCTGATCGTGACTGAGGATGTGAACGAAAATCTTTACTTGGCGTCTCGCAACCTGCATAAGGTTGATGTTCGCGACGTCCAGGGTGTTGATCCGGTTGCCTTGATCGGCTTTGAAAAGGTTGTGGTCACCGTTCCGGCTCTGAAAAAGTTCGAGGAGATCCTGGGATGAACCAAGAACGCATCTACAAAATCTTGTTGGGTCCGGTAGTGTCCGAAAAGTCCGCCATGGCGGGTGAGAACGGCAACCAGGTTGTTTTCAAAGTGGCCACTGATGCCAGCAAGCTCGAAATCAAAGCGGCCGTGCAGGCGCTGTTTGATGTCAAAGTTGAAAGTGTTCGCGTGCTTAACGTGAAGGGCAAGACCCGCCGCACGCGCTTTGGTATCGGTAAGCGCAGCGACTGGAAGAAGGCCTACGTTCGTCTTGAGCAAGGTCAGGATATCGACTTTGCGGTAGCTGAGTAAGAGGATTGTTGCAATGCCTATTGTAAAACGTAAACCAACCTCGCCCGGTCGCCGCTTTGTAGTAAGTGTCGTCAATCCGGATTTGCACAAGGGTGCTCCCTACGCACCGCTGCTGGAGAAAAAGTCCAAGAGCGGTGGCCGTAACAACGGTGGTCGTATTACTACCCGCCATGTTGGTGGTGGCCACAAGCAGCACTACCGTGTAATTGATTTTCGTCGTAACAAAGACGGCATTCCGGCCACCGTAGAGCGGCTGGAATATGATCCGAACCGCACTGCCTACATTGCGCTGGTTTGCTACGCGGACGGCGAGCGCCGCTACATCATTGCCCCGAAGGGCTTGAAGGCGGGAGATAAAATCGAATCCGGTGATGCGGCGGCAATCAAGGTGGGTAATGCCCTGCCGTTGCGCAACATCCCGGTCGGTAGCACCGTTCACTGTGTTGAGCTGAAGCCTGAAAAGGGCGCTCAGCTGGCTCGCTCCGCTGGTGCTTCTTGCCAGTTGGTGGCTCGCGATGGTACTTACGCGACGCTTCGTCTGCGTAGTGGTGAAACCCGTCGTGTATTGGTGAACTGCCGTGCAACCCTGGGTGAAGTGTCCAATAGCGAGTACAGCTTGCGTTCATTG is a window of Marinimicrobium sp. C6131 DNA encoding:
- the rpsL gene encoding 30S ribosomal protein S12, translated to MATINQLVRKPRKRRVQKSDVPALQANPQKRGVCTRVYTTTPKKPNSALRKVCRVRLTNGFEVSSYIGGEGHNLQEHSVVLIRGGRVKDLPGVRYHTVRGSLDTSGVNNRKQGRSKYGTKRPK
- the rpsG gene encoding 30S ribosomal protein S7; protein product: MPRRRVVAKREVLPDPKYGNVTLAKFMNHVMVSGKKSVAERIVYGALESVESKLNRDPIEVFDEALENIAPLVEVKSRRVGGATYQVPVEVRPSRRIALAMRWLVDFSRGRSEKSMPQRLAGELIDASQGKGAAVRKREDVHRMAEANKAFSHYRF
- the fusA gene encoding elongation factor G, giving the protein MARKTPIARYRNIGIVAHVDAGKTTTTERVLFYTGLSHKVGEVHDGAATMDWMEQEQERGITITSAATTCFWQGMSQQFDQHRINIIDTPGHVDFTIEVERSLRVLDGAVVVLCGSSGVQPQTETVWRQANKYEVPRMVFVNKMDRTGANFKRVVDQLKTRLGANAVPLQMTIGTEEDFKGVVDLIEMKAILWNEADLGMTFDYAEIPDDLKETCEEMREFMMEAAAEANEELMEKYLEEGSLTNDEIKAGIRARTLANEIVPVLGGSAFKNKGVQAVLDAVVEYLPAPNQVRAIEGVLDDGKDTVETREADDDAPFAALAFKIATDPFVGTLTFFRVYSGKLNSGDSVFNPVKGKKERVGRMVQMHSNNREEIKEVLSGDIAAAVGLKDVTTGDTLCDPNHIITLERMEFPDPVIHVAVEPKTKADQEKMGVALGKLAQEDPSFSVKTDEESGQTIIGGMGELHLDIIVDRMRREFKVEANIGKPQVAYREAIRNTCEIEGKFVRQSGGRGQYGHVWIRFEPGQDEDAEGLEFANEIVGGAVPKEYIPAVQKGISEQMQNGVLAGYPLLGLKATLYDGSFHDVDSNEMAFKIAASMATKKLAQQGGAVLLEPIMKVEVVTPEENMGDVVGDLNRRRGMIQGMEEGVSGKIVNAEVPLAEMFGYATDLRSATQGRATYAMEFKGYAEAPRNVADEVIAKSKVAKDD
- the tuf gene encoding elongation factor Tu; translated protein: MAKEKFERSKPHVNVGTIGHVDHGKTTLTAALTRVCHEVWGSGSAVAFDGIDNAPEERERGITIATSHVEYDSPIRHYAHVDCPGHADYVKNMITGAAQMDGAILVCGATDGPMPQTREHILLSRQVGVPYIVVFLNKADLLAEDCGGVGTDEYNEMLELVEMELRELLSDYDFPGDDTPIIAGSALMALNGEDEHELGTTAVKKLVETLDEYIPEPERAIDQPFLMPVEDVFSISGRGTVVTGRVERGIVKVGEELEIVGLKDTTKTVCTGVEMFRKMLDEGRAGENVGVLLRGTKRDEVERGQVLAKPGSVTPHAKFEGEVYVLSKDEGGRHTPFFKGYRPQFYFRTTDVTGACELPEGVEMVMPGDNVKMSVTLIHPVAMEEGLRFAVREGGRTVGAGVVSKIIE
- the rpsJ gene encoding 30S ribosomal protein S10, with the translated sequence MQNQRIRIRLKAFDHKLIDASTQEIVETAKRTGAQVRGPIPLPTRKERFTVLISPHVNKDARDQYEIRTHKRLLDIVEPTEKTVDALMKLDLAAGVEVQISLN
- the rplC gene encoding 50S ribosomal protein L3, with translation MTIGIVGRKSGMTRIFTDDGVSIPVSVIEVSPNRVTQVKNVETDGYSAVQVTVGSRRASRVTKPAAGHYAKANAEAGRGLWELRNDTQESFEVGAEITVDAFEAGQKIDVTGSSKGKGFAGTVKRWNFATQDATHGNSLSHRAPGSIGQCQTPGRVFKGKKMSGHMGSEQVTVQNLEVVRVDAERNLLLVKGAIPGAPGGDVIVRPAVKARSNG
- the rplD gene encoding 50S ribosomal protein L4; translated protein: MELNIVKPDGAKDTLNVSEVAFGKEFNQDLVHQAVVAYLAGGRQGTKAQKTRSEVSGGGKKPWRQKGTGRARAGTIRSPIWRSGGKAFAAKPRNFEQKLNKKMYRAALRCILSELNRQERLVVVEEFSVDAPKTKSLVQKLAQYDLSEALIVTEDVNENLYLASRNLHKVDVRDVQGVDPVALIGFEKVVVTVPALKKFEEILG
- the rplW gene encoding 50S ribosomal protein L23, whose protein sequence is MNQERIYKILLGPVVSEKSAMAGENGNQVVFKVATDASKLEIKAAVQALFDVKVESVRVLNVKGKTRRTRFGIGKRSDWKKAYVRLEQGQDIDFAVAE
- the rplB gene encoding 50S ribosomal protein L2 → MPIVKRKPTSPGRRFVVSVVNPDLHKGAPYAPLLEKKSKSGGRNNGGRITTRHVGGGHKQHYRVIDFRRNKDGIPATVERLEYDPNRTAYIALVCYADGERRYIIAPKGLKAGDKIESGDAAAIKVGNALPLRNIPVGSTVHCVELKPEKGAQLARSAGASCQLVARDGTYATLRLRSGETRRVLVNCRATLGEVSNSEYSLRSLGKAGAKRWRGVRPTVRGVAMNPVDHPHGGGEGRTSGGRHPVTPWGVPTKGYKTRKNKRTTKMIVRSRSKR